In Pseudomonadota bacterium, the sequence ACTCCCGAGCAAAGAAATCCCCATTGCCATTCTTGAAGTAGAGAAGATCAATCCCACAATGATTCCTACAGTTGCAATAATAAAAATCCAGCGTGTTCTGATAATACCAAAATATAGTGCAAAGGGGAGCACAAAGCAGAAATATCCTCCAAGAATATTATGATATATGAACGATGAAAACGGTATGGGTTGCTCCTTCACAAATGCAGCGTATCGCCCATTTCCCAATTCCTCGATAAGATTCGGAAATAATGTTTTTGATTGGATAATAACACATAGGGAAGAAATAAATGTTCCTATAACGAGGGCTTTAAGCAAAACTTCTTTGTCATCTGATGAGAGAAAGAGATAGACGCTCCCGATAATCCAGATTAATACATTTATGTCACTTAAGGTACTGAATGTGTTCCATGTATATATAAGACTTATGAGGTGAATTATCCCGAAGGGCAAAAAAAATATGAAAAATTTATAAAAACCAGCCTGTACTTCCTTTTTCTTGAGCCAGTTCGCTACAGCAGCTATGATTATTAGAAGAACAAAAGAGGTCTCGATCCAGAATCTATCTATATTTATATAATAGAGGGAAAGATGATTACCACCAAGAAAGGGGATAAGGAGGAAAGCTGAAAATGCAAAAATTCCTTCTAACTTTACTGATTTGATTTGTTGGTGTATCATCATCCCTTTCTTTTTGCATTTATTTAATCTTCTGGGGATTTTACATTATCTTAGAATCGATTTGTGTTTCTTTTTCAGCAATCTACTTACCTAAATTTATGTTTATTGTATAAACATTCTCCGCACCCTGACCATCAGAGACCTTGACCTTTACGCCGTGTGTGCCAGCAGAAACCGTTTCATCTACAGGCCATTTTATCATCCCGCTTGCACTGTCGATTGTCATGCCTTTTGGGGGATCTACCAAAGAATAGGTAATTGGATCACCATCAGGGTCAGTTGCCTTGACCTGATAGGATAAAATTTTACCATCAAACGTTGTTTCCTGATGTTCAATAATCCGCGGGGGAACATTTTTTATCTCGGTAGTCAGGACCCTTGGTGGCCCGTAAGTTTCACCATCAAAGGGTGTTATTTTCACAGCTAACTTGTCTCCCCTTTTAAATCCGCTAATGCTGTCAACACTCCCGGCAGGCTCACTATTCTTAGTCCACTCATATTCATATGTAATTGGTTTACTATCCTTATCCTTTCCCTCAGTTATAACCTTTAATATATCCACGTTATTGATTGTTTCAAGCTGTAATTTAGCCTTAGCCAGTGCCGGTGGATAACCTTTTGCCTTATCTACCATGCCCCCCTCTCCTGCTTGAGATGCGGTCTCAGCCTTACCCGGTCCGATAGATGCTTTCTTCTCAGGAACAGGTTGAGATTTTGTGTAACCAAAATAAATAATCAGAAGTATGACAAATATTGCAAGAAGTAACCAGTATACTATCTTCCTATCTGCTACAAACCTTTTCCCGCTTTCCCCTCTTTTAATGCTTTTCTTTTTTTTAATAGGCATAGAGAACTGTAAGATTGGCTCGTTCAGCAGGACTATTCTGTCTTTCCCCCTGAACCTCAATTCTATAGATGTAAGGGAAATGTTGAGAGGTGATCATGCCTGAACCTGATTCTGCTGTTCCCATACCTTCAAGTACAATACCGCTTGTATTTGAATTACCCATAGTGGTGTCAACTATCTTCAAATAAACATCAAAAGGCTGTGCAGGGGCTGTACCGGAAAGGGTAAAGTTAATGTCAGGAAGTGTCTTGGCATCTAACGTACTATCACAAACATTGGTTGACCAGTTCGGGGTGGTTGTTATGTCATTCGTTGATACGCGTAGTTTAGTAAAAAAACAGGCATCTGATATACTTTGCGCAACCTGGGCACTGGTAATCACGTTAAAGCCTGCAAGAACAGCTGATAAATTCGTTGTTGGAG encodes:
- a CDS encoding putative Ig domain-containing protein codes for the protein MPIKKKKSIKRGESGKRFVADRKIVYWLLLAIFVILLIIYFGYTKSQPVPEKKASIGPGKAETASQAGEGGMVDKAKGYPPALAKAKLQLETINNVDILKVITEGKDKDSKPITYEYEWTKNSEPAGSVDSISGFKRGDKLAVKITPFDGETYGPPRVLTTEIKNVPPRIIEHQETTFDGKILSYQVKATDPDGDPITYSLVDPPKGMTIDSASGMIKWPVDETVSAGTHGVKVKVSDGQGAENVYTININLGK